One Solanum stenotomum isolate F172 unplaced genomic scaffold, ASM1918654v1 scaffold3345, whole genome shotgun sequence genomic window carries:
- the LOC125852301 gene encoding G-type lectin S-receptor-like serine/threonine-protein kinase LECRK3 — MAVLLWLLILSAFHAVALAQQRQFNITLGSSLTPTTNSSWFSPSRRFAFGFYEQNNGYAVGILIAGMPKKTAVWTANRNSPVVPSNAVLLLTNDGRLIVQVGDQEITVVNLSGQVIASASMLDTGNFVLYNSDHSIIWRSFDNPTNTLLPGQHISARQELFSSASEADDSLGIFRLKMQDDGNLVQYPVNTPDSAPYSYYSTGTNGVGNNVTLNLDDDGLLYLLNSTNSLRNLTRGGYPRERTIIYMLKIDADGILRVYSHSLNQQNSSVIWSSTDDRCNPKGLCGLNGFCTNIDDQAKCLCLPGFDFVMPGNWSAGCERNFTAETCRLKESTSKYYAMRTVENTGWEDSTYVVLAGTTKEDCEQACLQDCNCEAALFKDRECRKQRLPLRYGRRDLGNSNLVLVKVGTNFIPNEGVPYQTIEETKGKKLRIDILIAGITLAVFALLVLGISGFLIHRNHIWTYRKIQESRSVQLCEDVAPRAFSYAELEQATSGFKEALGRGAFGTVFKGILAEDQKVIAVKRLDKELVEGETEFQTEIKIIGRTHHRNLVRLLGYCLEGSIRLLVYEYMTNGSLADILFTPEKQPTWEERCGFARDIARGLLYLHDECDTQIIHCDIKPQNILMDDQYCAKISDFGMAKLLKKDQTRTYTGIRGTRGYVAPEWHRKLPVTVKADVYSFGVVLLELICRRKCVDMSLDENESILEYWVYDCFGAGELDKLVGDEEVDRRQFERMVKISIWCIQDEPSLRPSMKKVLLMLEGTVEIPVPPSPTSFLSAI; from the coding sequence ATGGCTGTTTTGCTATGGTTATTAATATTATCTGCATTTCATGCGGTAGCACTAGCACAACAAAGGCAGTTCAATATAACTCTTGGCTCTTCTCTAACACCTACTACCAATTCATCATGGTTTTCGCCGTCCAGGCGCTTTGCCTTTGGGTTTTATGAACAAAACAATGGCTATGCTGTTGGAATCTTAATTGCCGGTATGCCTAAGAAGACAGCAGTGTGGACAGCAAATAGGAACAGTCCTGTTGTCCCGAGCAATGCTGTCTTGCTCTTAACTAATGATGGAAGGCTCATTGTACAAGTAGGAGACCAAGAAATCACTGTCGTAAATCTCTCTGGTCAAGTCATTGCTTCAGCTTCCATGCTGGATACTGGCAACTTTGTGCTCTATAATTCTGATCACAGTATCATATGGCGAAGTTTTGACAATCCAACAAACACCCTTTTACCAGGTCAGCATATATCAGCTAGACAAGAGCTGTTCTCGAGTGCCTCGGAAGCAGATGACTCATTAGGGATTTTCCGTCTCAAAATGCAAGATGATGGGAACCTCGTTCAGTACCCTGTCAATACACCAGATAGTGCCCCATATTCTTACTACTCAACAGGCACTAATGGAGTAGGGAATAATGTTACACTGAATCTTGATGATGACGGCCTCCTCTACTTGCTCAATTCCACTAATAGTCTAAGAAATCTAACCAGAGGAGGCTACCCTAGAGAAAGGACCATTATCTATATGCTGAAAATTGATGCTGATGGTATACTTAGAGTTTATTCACATTCTCTGAACCAACAGAACAGCTCCGTGATATGGTCATCAACAGATGATAGGTGTAATCCAAAAGGCCTTTGTGGGCTTAATGGTTTTTGCACCAATATAGATGATCAAGCTAAATGTTTGTGTCTTCCGGGATTTGATTTTGTAATGCCAGGAAATTGGAGCGCAGGCTGTGAAAGGAATTTCACCGCAGAAACCTGTCGGTTAAAGGAGAGCACTTCCAAATACTATGCCATGAGAACAGTTGAAAACACAGGATGGGAAGATAGTACTTATGTTGTTTTGGCCGGAACGACCAAGGAAGATTGTGAACAAGCCTGTCTACAGGATTGTAACTGTGAGGCTGCTCTGTTCAAAGACAGAGAATGTAGAAAGCAAAGGCTGCCTCTGAGGTATGGAAGGAGAGACTTGGGTAATTCTAATTTAGTATTGGTCAAGGTGGGCACTAATTTCATACCCAACGAAGGGGTGCCTTATCAGACGATTGAAGAAACAAAAGGCAAAAAGCTAAGGATAGACATCCTAATTGCCGGCATTACATTGGCTGTTTTTGCTTTGTTGGTGTTAGGCATCTCCGGATTCCTCATTCACAGAAATCATATCTGGACTTACAGAAAAATCCAGGAGAGTAGAAGTGTTCAGTTATGTGAGGATGTTGCTCCACGAGCATTTTCCTATGCAGAACTAGAGCAGGCAACCAGTGGTTTCAAAGAAGCGTTAGGGAGGGGAGCATTTGGAACAGTATTTAAAGGAATTTTGGCAGAAGACCAGAAAGTGATAGCTGTTAAGAGACTAGACAAAGAATTAGTAGAAGGGGAAACAGAGTtccaaactgaaataaaaatCATTGGAAGGACACATCACCGAAATCTCGTCCGCCTCCTTGGTTATTGCCTGGAGGGATCAATAAGGCTTCTGGTGTATGAGTACATGACCAATGGGTCACTTGCGGACATACTTTTTACACCAGAAAAACAGCCCACGTGGGAGGAAAGGTGTGGCTTTGCTCGAGATATTGCAAGGGGCCTCCTATATTTGCATGACGAGTGTGACACACAAATTATCCATTGTGATATAAAGCCTCAGAACATACTCATGGATGATCAATACTGTGCAAAAATATCTGACTTTGGAATGGCCAAGCTCTTAAAGAAAGACCAAACAAGAACCTACACAGGGATAAGAGGGACCAGAGGCTATGTTGCACCAGAATGGCACCGGAAACTGCCAGTGACAGTGAAAGCAGACGTTTACAGTTTTGGTGTCGTCCTATTGGAATTGATCTGTAGGCGGAAGTGTGTTGATATGAGCCTTGATGAAAATGAGTCAATTCTTGAATACTGGGTCTACGATTGCTTTGGTGCAGGAGAGCTAGATAAACTAGTTGGGGACGAGGAGGTTGATAGAAGACAATTCGAGAGAATGGTGAAAATAAGCATCTGGTGCATTCAAGACGAACCATCACTTCGCCCTTCAATGAAGAAAGTTCTACTGATGCTGGAAGGGACAGTAGAAATTCCAGTGCCTCCTAGTCCTACTTCTTTTTTAAGTGCCATATAG